The following coding sequences lie in one Oceanicola sp. 502str15 genomic window:
- a CDS encoding class I SAM-dependent methyltransferase translates to MPSDFAVFLTEMFRKPGEVVAIAPSSAAVARKMTEGLEAIEGPIVEIGPGTGVFTKAILQRGVHPSRLTCMETNDRFCETLLAKFPGVTVLNRPAQDIGQIGLSGVGAVISGVPVLARPTIQREVVGRALEVMRPGAIFVQITYSPGSPISPEMQAELGVSARRRGITWANLPPAHVWVFTRRAQ, encoded by the coding sequence ATGCCGAGCGATTTCGCCGTCTTTCTCACCGAGATGTTCCGCAAACCCGGCGAGGTGGTCGCCATCGCGCCCTCCTCCGCCGCCGTCGCCCGCAAGATGACCGAGGGGCTTGAGGCCATCGAGGGCCCGATCGTCGAGATCGGCCCGGGCACCGGCGTCTTCACCAAAGCAATCCTTCAGCGCGGCGTGCACCCCTCGCGGCTCACCTGCATGGAAACCAACGACCGCTTCTGCGAGACGCTGCTGGCCAAGTTTCCCGGCGTGACCGTGCTGAACCGCCCGGCGCAGGACATCGGCCAGATCGGCCTTTCCGGCGTCGGCGCGGTGATCTCCGGCGTGCCGGTGCTGGCCCGCCCGACGATCCAGCGCGAGGTGGTCGGCCGGGCGCTGGAGGTCATGCGCCCCGGCGCGATCTTCGTCCAGATCACCTATTCCCCCGGCAGCCCGATCAGCCCCGAGATGCAGGCCGAACTCGGCGTCTCCGCCCGCCGTCGCGGCATAACCTGGGCCAACCTGCCGCCCGCGCACGTCTGGGTCTTCACCCGCCGGGCGCAGTAA
- a CDS encoding DUF4169 family protein: MSKPVNLNRVRKDKARTEDKARADANAAFHGLTKAEKERAKAEAARVARLHAQSRRDER, encoded by the coding sequence GTGAGCAAGCCGGTCAACCTGAACCGGGTGCGCAAGGATAAGGCGCGGACCGAGGACAAGGCCCGCGCCGACGCGAACGCGGCGTTTCATGGGCTGACGAAGGCCGAGAAGGAGCGCGCGAAGGCGGAGGCCGCCCGGGTGGCGAGGCTGCACGCGCAGAGCCGGCGGGACGAGCGCTGA
- a CDS encoding alpha/beta fold hydrolase — MIKAIVALLGLTAVVAVLAGCSASQKRSAEAAYPPVGPVVEVDGKRLHYIDVGRGPTVILLHGAGGNLRDYTFDLVDRLKGRYRVIAVDRPGLGHSEAIAGGGTPQQQAAILDALAAKLGVRKAVVVGHSYGGAVAMAWAVERPERVAAVVSLAGATMPWEGPLDSFYSLTGSPAGRTFAVPVISALASDARIESALAEIFTPQKPPRGYLEHIGAPLSVRASTLRNNGQQVLKLKAALQRLRPSYPRLRLPIEIVHGTADTIVGIDIHARPMAALIPSARLTVLPGVGHMPQHANPQATVDAINRAAARAGLR, encoded by the coding sequence ATGATCAAGGCCATAGTCGCCCTTCTCGGCCTCACCGCCGTCGTGGCCGTGCTCGCCGGCTGCTCCGCCAGCCAGAAGCGCTCCGCCGAGGCGGCCTATCCGCCCGTCGGGCCGGTGGTCGAGGTTGACGGCAAACGCCTGCACTACATCGACGTGGGGCGCGGTCCGACGGTCATCCTGCTCCACGGCGCGGGCGGCAACCTGCGCGACTACACCTTCGACCTCGTCGACCGGCTGAAAGGGCGCTACCGCGTGATCGCGGTCGACCGTCCCGGCCTCGGCCACTCCGAAGCCATCGCAGGCGGCGGCACGCCCCAGCAGCAGGCCGCCATCCTCGACGCGCTGGCCGCCAAGCTCGGCGTGCGCAAGGCCGTTGTCGTCGGCCACAGCTACGGCGGCGCGGTCGCCATGGCCTGGGCGGTGGAGCGCCCCGAGCGCGTGGCCGCCGTGGTCTCGCTCGCCGGGGCCACCATGCCCTGGGAAGGGCCGCTCGACAGCTTCTATTCCCTCACCGGCTCCCCCGCGGGCCGCACCTTCGCCGTGCCGGTGATCTCCGCGCTCGCCTCCGATGCCCGGATCGAAAGCGCCCTGGCCGAAATCTTCACACCGCAGAAGCCCCCGCGCGGCTACCTCGAGCACATCGGTGCCCCCCTTTCCGTGCGCGCCTCCACCCTGCGCAACAACGGCCAGCAGGTGCTCAAGCTCAAGGCCGCGCTGCAACGTCTTCGCCCGTCCTACCCGCGCCTGCGCCTGCCCATCGAGATCGTCCACGGCACCGCCGATACCATCGTCGGCATCGACATCCACGCCCGCCCCATGGCCGCCCTGATCCCCTCCGCCCGGCTCACCGTCCTGCCCGGCGTCGGGCATATGCCGCAACATGCCAACCCGCAGGCAACAGTCGACGCCATCAACCGCGCCGCCGCCCGCGCCGGATTGCGCTAA
- a CDS encoding TetR/AcrR family transcriptional regulator: MPRRGYHHGNLRQALVEAAIRLIEEKGPQGFTLSEAAKDAGVTPAAVYRHFEGREDLLAEVAKQGYAIFGDLMEHAYETGQPSAIASFEATGRAYLAFARKFPGHYQAMFEAGLSLARDPDLARGAARAQNVLERAAAGLADRLPPEKRPPAAMFSAHVWAMSHGVVELFARGSPGTRAPFPPEELLETGIGIYLRGLGLIPPDE; encoded by the coding sequence ATGCCCCGGCGCGGCTACCATCACGGCAATCTTCGCCAGGCTCTGGTCGAGGCGGCAATCCGGCTGATCGAGGAGAAGGGCCCGCAGGGCTTCACCCTCTCCGAAGCGGCCAAGGACGCCGGCGTCACCCCGGCGGCCGTCTACCGTCACTTCGAGGGGCGCGAAGACCTGCTGGCCGAGGTGGCCAAGCAGGGCTATGCGATCTTTGGCGACCTGATGGAACATGCCTATGAAACCGGCCAGCCCTCCGCCATCGCCAGCTTCGAAGCAACCGGGCGCGCCTACCTCGCCTTCGCCCGCAAGTTCCCCGGCCACTACCAGGCGATGTTCGAGGCCGGGCTTTCGCTGGCCCGCGACCCAGACCTCGCCCGCGGCGCCGCCCGCGCCCAGAATGTGCTCGAACGCGCCGCCGCCGGGCTTGCCGACCGCCTGCCCCCCGAAAAGCGCCCGCCAGCGGCAATGTTCTCGGCCCATGTCTGGGCCATGTCCCACGGCGTGGTCGAACTCTTCGCCCGAGGCTCCCCCGGCACCCGCGCGCCCTTCCCGCCCGAAGAGCTGCTGGAAACCGGCATCGGCATCTACCTGCGCGGCCTCGGCCTGATCCCGCCAGACGAGTAG
- the mbfA gene encoding iron exporter MbfA yields the protein MFSFLTTRKRFADLTEQEVLALAISSEEDDARIYRGFAERLRGDFPGTAGVFEQMAAEEDGHRQRLIERHKARFGEVIPLIRREHVSGFYARKPVWLAENLPLERMRGLASEMEQQAERFYVLAAARTRDADTRKLLGDLAAAERGHEQKAEALEGGLDAGVRGAEEATAHRQFVLTWVQPGLAGLMDGSVSTLAPIFATAFATQDPWTTFLVGLAASVGAGISMGFTEAASDDGQLSGRGSPFKRGFASGVMTALGGLGHALPYLIPHFWTATVIALMVVFVELWAIAWIQNRYMETPFFRAAMQVVLGGALVLAAGILIGGG from the coding sequence ATGTTCAGCTTTCTGACCACCCGCAAGCGCTTTGCCGACCTCACCGAGCAGGAGGTGCTGGCGCTCGCCATCTCCTCCGAAGAGGACGACGCCCGCATCTACCGCGGGTTTGCCGAGCGCCTGCGCGGTGATTTTCCCGGCACGGCAGGCGTGTTCGAGCAGATGGCGGCGGAGGAAGACGGCCACCGGCAGCGGCTGATCGAACGGCACAAGGCGCGCTTCGGCGAGGTGATCCCGCTGATCCGGCGCGAACATGTGAGCGGGTTCTATGCCCGCAAACCCGTATGGCTGGCCGAGAACCTGCCGCTGGAGCGGATGCGCGGGCTGGCCAGCGAGATGGAGCAGCAGGCCGAGCGCTTCTATGTGCTCGCCGCCGCCCGCACCCGCGATGCCGACACCCGTAAGCTGCTGGGCGATCTGGCGGCGGCAGAGCGCGGCCACGAGCAGAAGGCCGAGGCGCTGGAAGGCGGGCTGGATGCCGGGGTGCGGGGCGCGGAAGAGGCCACGGCGCACCGCCAGTTCGTGCTGACATGGGTGCAACCGGGGCTGGCGGGGCTGATGGACGGATCGGTGAGCACACTGGCCCCGATCTTCGCCACCGCCTTCGCCACGCAGGACCCCTGGACAACCTTCCTCGTCGGCCTCGCCGCCTCGGTCGGGGCGGGGATCTCGATGGGCTTCACCGAAGCCGCCAGCGATGACGGCCAACTCTCCGGGCGCGGCTCACCCTTCAAGCGCGGGTTCGCCAGCGGTGTGATGACCGCCCTCGGCGGCCTCGGCCACGCGCTGCCCTATCTGATCCCGCATTTCTGGACCGCAACGGTGATCGCGCTAATGGTGGTGTTCGTCGAGCTCTGGGCGATTGCCTGGATCCAGAACCGCTACATGGAAACCCCCTTCTTCCGGGCGGCGATGCAGGTGGTGCTGGGAGGCGCTCTGGTATTGGCGGCGGGGATATTGATCGGCGGCGGTTAA
- the ppk2 gene encoding polyphosphate kinase 2 — protein MTNLPFDGAISKFYESEAPKEVREAVAEAKGKTILEDYPYDKRMDKGDYEDTLEALQVELVKMLSWVKDTGARVAVVFEGRDAAGKGGTIKRFRENLNPRSARVVALSKPSDKEASEWYFQRYVRQLPSGGEFVMFDRSWYNRAVVEKVFGFCTDAQRRHFFNQLPGFEQMISEDGIHLFKIWLNVGRAEQLGRFLEREKDPLKQWKLSSIDVEGLQRWEAYSAAIRETFAMSHTARNPWTVIRSDDKRRARIAAIRAVLCRLDYPGKDEKLVHTPDPKICGGPEIWTA, from the coding sequence ATGACCAATCTCCCCTTCGACGGCGCGATCTCGAAATTCTACGAAAGCGAAGCGCCCAAGGAGGTGCGCGAGGCGGTGGCGGAAGCGAAGGGCAAGACCATCCTCGAAGACTACCCTTACGACAAGCGGATGGACAAAGGCGACTACGAGGACACGCTGGAGGCCCTGCAGGTCGAGCTGGTCAAGATGCTCTCCTGGGTGAAGGACACCGGAGCGCGGGTGGCGGTGGTCTTCGAAGGCCGCGATGCCGCCGGAAAAGGCGGCACGATCAAGCGCTTCCGCGAAAACCTCAACCCGCGCTCGGCCCGCGTGGTGGCGCTCTCCAAGCCCTCCGACAAGGAGGCCTCCGAGTGGTATTTCCAGCGCTACGTGCGCCAGCTCCCCTCGGGCGGCGAGTTCGTCATGTTCGACCGCAGCTGGTACAACCGCGCGGTTGTCGAAAAGGTCTTCGGCTTCTGCACCGACGCGCAGCGCCGCCATTTCTTCAACCAGCTCCCCGGCTTCGAGCAGATGATCTCCGAAGACGGCATCCACCTCTTCAAGATCTGGCTCAACGTCGGCCGCGCCGAGCAGCTCGGGCGCTTTCTCGAACGCGAGAAAGACCCGCTGAAACAGTGGAAACTCTCCTCCATCGACGTCGAGGGCCTCCAGAGATGGGAAGCCTACTCGGCCGCCATCCGCGAAACCTTCGCCATGAGCCACACCGCCCGCAACCCCTGGACGGTGATCCGCTCCGACGACAAGCGCCGCGCCCGCATCGCCGCCATCCGCGCCGTGCTCTGCCGGCTCGACTACCCCGGCAAGGACGAGAAGCTGGTGCACACGCCAGACCCGAAAATCTGCGGCGGCCCGGAGATCTGGACGGCCTGA
- a CDS encoding SspB family protein — MTREIDYGRLMHRAMRTLIRDVLAEVSEHGLPGQHHFFITFDTRAEGVEIADWLRERYPEEMTVVMQHWFDDLDVTDDGFSVTLNFGDAPERLVIPYDAIATFVDPSVEFGLRFESQDDEEDDDEEEIAPAPMAEDVEETEGQHDAEVVSLDSFRK; from the coding sequence ATGACCCGAGAAATCGACTACGGCAGGCTCATGCACCGCGCGATGCGGACGCTGATCCGCGATGTTCTTGCCGAGGTTTCCGAGCACGGGCTTCCCGGCCAGCATCACTTCTTCATCACCTTCGACACCCGCGCCGAGGGCGTTGAAATCGCCGACTGGCTGCGCGAGCGCTATCCCGAGGAAATGACGGTGGTGATGCAGCACTGGTTCGACGATCTCGATGTCACCGACGACGGGTTTTCCGTCACCCTCAACTTCGGCGATGCGCCCGAGCGGCTGGTGATCCCCTATGACGCCATCGCCACCTTCGTCGATCCCTCCGTCGAATTCGGCCTGCGCTTCGAGAGCCAGGACGACGAGGAGGACGACGACGAGGAAGAGATCGCGCCCGCGCCAATGGCCGAGGATGTCGAAGAGACCGAAGGCCAGCATGACGCCGAGGTGGTCAGCCTCGACAGCTTCCGCAAATAG
- a CDS encoding sulfurtransferase/chromate resistance protein produces MAAPNEITPAQLLRLIGTPDCPVIVDISIDPDFNADPFLIPGSFRHPHTDIEGLKARLSGRRCVVTCQKGIKLSQGLVAWLRGDGIEAEYLSGGMYGWRDTPGTFRVPAAAIPAPVEGATLWVTRHRPKIDRIACPWLIRRFVDPGARFLFVSPAEVEGVAERYGATPFDIEGGFWSHRGARCSFDTMCDEFALHSDALDRLATVIRAADTDRHDLSPQAAGLLALSVGLSRQYRDDQAQLTAGLTLYDALYRWARDGFDEGHDWPTGAAT; encoded by the coding sequence ATGGCTGCCCCCAACGAGATCACCCCTGCCCAGCTTCTGCGCCTGATCGGCACGCCCGATTGTCCGGTGATCGTCGATATCTCGATCGACCCCGATTTCAACGCCGATCCATTCCTCATTCCCGGCTCCTTCCGCCACCCGCACACCGATATCGAGGGGCTCAAAGCCCGTCTGAGCGGGCGGCGCTGCGTGGTAACCTGCCAGAAGGGCATCAAGCTGAGCCAAGGGCTGGTGGCCTGGCTGCGCGGCGACGGGATCGAGGCCGAATACCTTTCGGGCGGGATGTATGGCTGGCGCGATACCCCCGGCACCTTCCGGGTTCCCGCCGCCGCCATCCCGGCGCCGGTGGAGGGCGCAACGCTCTGGGTCACCCGTCATCGCCCGAAGATCGACCGTATCGCCTGCCCCTGGCTGATCCGCCGGTTCGTCGACCCCGGTGCGCGGTTTCTCTTCGTCTCGCCCGCCGAGGTGGAGGGCGTAGCCGAGCGCTACGGGGCAACGCCCTTCGACATCGAAGGCGGGTTCTGGAGTCACCGGGGGGCGCGGTGCAGCTTCGACACGATGTGCGATGAGTTCGCCCTTCATTCCGACGCACTCGACCGCCTCGCCACGGTAATCCGCGCCGCCGACACCGATCGGCACGATCTGTCTCCGCAGGCCGCGGGTCTGCTGGCGCTGTCCGTCGGGCTTTCGCGGCAATACCGGGACGACCAGGCGCAACTGACCGCCGGGCTGACGCTCTATGACGCGCTTTATCGCTGGGCGCGCGACGGGTTCGACGAAGGACACGACTGGCCAACGGGGGCGGCAACGTGA
- a CDS encoding LCCL domain-containing protein, giving the protein MKNLFSLSAFAALLAAPAMAESVAPPCSDFTTEKSSWSCFCDAKAAPGSVWGSGPYTGDSDVCTAARHAGVIGAEGGMVSLKTVDGQASYSGSEANGVITRDWGSFAQSIAFPPPAVTSDLAACGRFPTGTESHSCFCAADASKARDVWGSGPYTGDSDICAAAFHAGAVEEGGGEVTVLRVPGLKEYTASEAAGVATSDWGGYDFSITFNRN; this is encoded by the coding sequence ATGAAAAACCTCTTTTCCCTCAGTGCCTTTGCCGCCCTTCTTGCAGCGCCCGCCATGGCAGAATCCGTGGCGCCGCCGTGCAGCGATTTCACCACCGAAAAGTCCAGCTGGAGCTGTTTCTGCGATGCCAAGGCCGCGCCGGGCTCGGTCTGGGGCTCGGGGCCCTACACGGGCGACAGCGATGTCTGCACCGCGGCGCGCCACGCGGGCGTGATCGGCGCGGAGGGGGGCATGGTGAGCCTCAAGACCGTCGACGGGCAGGCGAGTTACAGCGGCTCGGAGGCCAATGGGGTGATCACCCGCGACTGGGGCAGCTTTGCCCAGTCGATCGCCTTTCCGCCGCCTGCCGTCACCTCGGATCTTGCCGCCTGTGGGCGCTTTCCGACCGGGACCGAAAGCCATTCGTGCTTCTGCGCGGCCGATGCCAGCAAGGCGCGCGATGTCTGGGGCTCGGGGCCCTATACCGGTGACAGCGACATCTGCGCGGCGGCCTTCCACGCTGGCGCGGTAGAAGAGGGTGGCGGCGAGGTGACGGTGCTGCGCGTGCCGGGGCTGAAGGAATACACCGCCTCGGAGGCCGCCGGAGTGGCCACAAGTGACTGGGGCGGCTACGATTTTTCGATCACCTTCAACCGCAATTGA
- the chrA gene encoding chromate efflux transporter, with protein MSVPLSTLTRTFARIGLLSFGGPAAQIALMHEELVARRQWLTERQYLSALSFCMMLPGPEAMQLCTYAGWRLRGIPGGLIAGCLFVLPGALVVLTLALAYAAYGQVPLVQSLFLGIQAAVVVVVVQALIKISRRAFGPGYMAEGLALAALAFLAIYALGLPFPLIIAAAALWGALRSTNLQIGPAPTLPPGSARRTLLTVVIFATLWVAPFALTRGTPLLTELGLFFSQLAVVTFGGAYAVLAYMTQEAVSTHQWLTTAEMIDGLGLAETTPGPLILVTEFVAALTGAKQSVPMALAAAALTLWVTFIPCFLWIFAGAPYLEWITHQPRLAGALRAITAAVVGVIANLSLWFALHVLFVTVHTRWPGTATHRPATPDWSTLDPAALALTALAALLLLALRLGLAATLALMALAGGLAGSLL; from the coding sequence GTGAGCGTCCCCCTCTCCACCCTCACCCGCACCTTCGCCCGCATCGGCCTGCTCTCCTTCGGCGGGCCGGCAGCGCAGATCGCGCTGATGCACGAGGAACTCGTCGCGCGACGACAGTGGCTTACCGAACGGCAGTACCTTTCAGCCCTCTCCTTCTGCATGATGCTCCCCGGCCCCGAGGCCATGCAGCTCTGCACCTATGCCGGATGGCGTCTGCGCGGCATCCCGGGCGGGCTGATCGCGGGCTGCCTCTTCGTGCTGCCCGGGGCGCTGGTGGTGCTGACTCTGGCGCTGGCCTATGCCGCCTATGGGCAGGTGCCGCTGGTGCAGAGCCTGTTCCTCGGCATCCAGGCCGCCGTGGTCGTGGTGGTGGTGCAGGCGCTCATCAAGATCTCGAGGCGCGCATTTGGCCCGGGATACATGGCCGAGGGGCTGGCGCTCGCCGCCCTCGCCTTTCTCGCCATCTACGCCCTTGGCCTGCCCTTCCCGCTGATCATCGCCGCGGCGGCGCTCTGGGGCGCTCTGCGGAGCACCAACCTGCAGATCGGCCCCGCGCCCACCCTGCCCCCCGGCAGCGCCCGGCGCACCCTTCTGACCGTAGTCATATTTGCCACACTCTGGGTCGCCCCCTTCGCGCTCACCCGAGGCACCCCGCTGCTCACCGAGCTCGGCCTCTTCTTTTCGCAACTCGCCGTCGTCACCTTCGGCGGGGCCTATGCCGTGCTCGCCTACATGACCCAGGAGGCCGTCAGCACCCATCAGTGGCTCACCACCGCCGAAATGATCGACGGCCTCGGCCTGGCCGAAACCACCCCCGGCCCGCTGATCCTCGTCACCGAGTTCGTCGCGGCGCTCACCGGGGCCAAGCAGAGCGTCCCGATGGCCCTCGCCGCCGCCGCACTCACCCTGTGGGTCACCTTCATCCCCTGTTTCCTGTGGATCTTCGCCGGTGCTCCCTACCTCGAGTGGATCACCCACCAGCCCCGCCTCGCCGGGGCGCTCAGGGCGATCACCGCCGCCGTGGTCGGCGTCATCGCCAATCTCTCGCTCTGGTTTGCCCTGCACGTGCTCTTTGTCACCGTCCACACCCGATGGCCCGGCACCGCCACCCACCGCCCCGCCACGCCCGACTGGTCCACGCTCGACCCCGCCGCCCTTGCCCTCACCGCCCTCGCCGCCCTGCTGCTGCTCGCCCTGCGCCTCGGCCTCGCCGCCACGCTGGCGCTCATGGCGCTGGCAGGCGGGCTGGCGGGCAGCCTGCTCTAG
- the metA gene encoding homoserine O-succinyltransferase — MPITLPSDLPAYAVLEREGVMVMGEDTAERQDIRRLRIGLLNLMPKKIQTETQFARLIGATPLQIDFQLIRMSEHESKNASAEHMESFYRPFSEVAATGEKFDGLIITGAPIEHLPFEEVTYWNELQQVMDWTQTHVHSTFGVCWGGMAMINHFHGVPKHLLSAKLFGCLRHQNLAPASPYLRGFSDDVLIPVSRWTEMKAAEVEAAGLSILIGSGEAGPCLVEDPAHRALYIFNHFEYDSGTLKEEYDRDVSTGSPINVPVNYFPNDDPTRQPLNRWRSHAHLLYGNWINEIYQSTPYDMARIGMA; from the coding sequence ATGCCCATCACCCTGCCCTCCGACCTCCCCGCCTATGCCGTGCTCGAGCGCGAGGGCGTGATGGTCATGGGCGAGGACACCGCCGAGCGTCAGGACATCCGCCGCCTGCGGATCGGGCTGCTCAACCTGATGCCCAAGAAGATCCAGACCGAGACCCAATTTGCCCGGCTGATCGGCGCCACCCCGCTTCAGATCGACTTCCAGCTCATCCGGATGAGCGAGCACGAGTCCAAGAACGCCAGCGCCGAGCATATGGAGTCCTTCTACCGCCCCTTCTCCGAGGTCGCCGCCACCGGCGAAAAGTTCGATGGCCTCATCATCACCGGCGCCCCGATCGAGCACCTGCCCTTCGAGGAGGTGACCTATTGGAACGAACTGCAACAGGTGATGGACTGGACCCAGACCCACGTGCATTCCACCTTCGGCGTCTGCTGGGGCGGGATGGCGATGATCAACCACTTCCACGGCGTGCCCAAGCACCTGCTCTCGGCCAAGCTCTTCGGCTGCCTGCGCCACCAGAACCTCGCCCCCGCCTCGCCCTACCTGCGCGGCTTCTCCGACGATGTGCTGATCCCGGTCAGCCGCTGGACCGAGATGAAGGCCGCCGAGGTCGAGGCCGCCGGGCTCTCCATCCTCATAGGCTCGGGCGAGGCCGGCCCCTGCCTGGTCGAAGACCCGGCCCACCGGGCGCTCTACATCTTCAACCACTTCGAATACGACAGTGGCACGCTGAAGGAGGAATACGACCGCGACGTCTCCACCGGCAGCCCGATCAACGTGCCGGTCAACTACTTCCCCAACGACGACCCCACGCGCCAACCGCTGAACCGCTGGCGCAGCCACGCCCACCTGCTCTACGGCAACTGGATCAACGAAATCTACCAGTCCACGCCCTACGACATGGCCCGTATCGGCATGGCCTGA
- the fumC gene encoding class II fumarate hydratase codes for MADTRTETDSFGPLEVPSDKYWGAQTQRSIMNFPIGWEKQPVAIVRALGVIKQACAEANKASGKLDAKLADAVIQAASEVVAGKFDDNFPLVVWQTGSGTQSNMNANEVIANRAIEILGGEIGSKDPVHPNDHCNMGQSSNDTFPTAMHIATAMSVRDVLMPGLTQLAEGLEAKAEEFRDIIKIGRTHTQDATPLTLGQEFSGYAAQIRNGIKRIEAAMPGIYELAQGGTAVGTGLNTVEGWGETVAANMAAITSLPFVTAPNKFEALAAHDAMVFLSGALTTVAGAMYKIANDIRFLGSGPRSGLGELILPENEPGSSIMPGKVNPTQAEAMTQVAAHVMGNDAAIKFAGSQGHFELNVYNPMMSYNLLQSIQLLGDVASSFTERMLSGIEANKPRIQKLMEESLMLVTALAPTIGYDNATKVAKTAHKNGTTLKEEAIALGFVDAETFDRVVRPEEMVGPKAK; via the coding sequence ATGGCCGATACCCGCACCGAAACCGACAGCTTCGGGCCGCTCGAAGTTCCTTCCGACAAGTACTGGGGCGCCCAGACCCAGCGCTCGATCATGAACTTCCCGATCGGCTGGGAAAAGCAGCCCGTGGCCATCGTCCGCGCACTCGGCGTCATCAAGCAGGCCTGTGCCGAGGCCAACAAGGCCTCCGGAAAGCTGGATGCCAAGCTGGCCGACGCCGTGATCCAGGCCGCCTCCGAGGTGGTCGCCGGCAAGTTCGATGACAACTTCCCTCTCGTGGTCTGGCAGACCGGCTCGGGCACCCAGTCGAACATGAACGCCAATGAGGTCATCGCCAACCGCGCCATCGAGATCCTCGGCGGCGAGATCGGCTCCAAGGACCCGGTCCACCCGAACGATCACTGCAACATGGGGCAAAGCTCCAACGACACCTTCCCCACCGCGATGCACATCGCCACCGCCATGTCGGTGCGCGACGTGCTGATGCCCGGCCTGACCCAACTGGCTGAAGGGCTCGAGGCGAAGGCCGAAGAGTTCAGGGACATCATCAAGATCGGCCGCACCCACACCCAGGATGCCACCCCGCTCACGCTGGGGCAGGAGTTCTCGGGCTACGCCGCGCAAATCCGCAACGGCATCAAGCGCATCGAGGCCGCCATGCCCGGCATCTACGAGCTGGCCCAGGGCGGCACCGCCGTGGGCACCGGGCTGAACACCGTCGAAGGCTGGGGCGAGACCGTGGCCGCCAACATGGCCGCCATCACCTCCCTGCCCTTCGTCACCGCGCCCAACAAGTTCGAGGCGCTGGCCGCCCATGACGCCATGGTCTTCCTCTCCGGCGCGCTGACCACGGTTGCCGGGGCGATGTACAAGATCGCCAACGACATCCGCTTCCTCGGCTCCGGCCCGCGCTCGGGGCTCGGCGAGCTGATCCTGCCCGAGAACGAGCCGGGCAGCTCGATCATGCCCGGCAAGGTCAACCCGACCCAGGCCGAGGCGATGACGCAGGTGGCCGCTCACGTCATGGGCAATGACGCCGCGATCAAGTTTGCCGGCTCGCAGGGCCACTTCGAGCTGAACGTCTACAACCCGATGATGAGCTACAACCTGCTTCAGTCGATCCAGCTTCTGGGCGATGTCGCCTCCAGCTTCACCGAGCGGATGCTCTCGGGCATCGAGGCCAACAAGCCGCGCATTCAGAAGCTGATGGAAGAGAGCCTGATGCTGGTCACCGCGCTGGCGCCCACCATCGGCTACGACAACGCCACCAAGGTCGCCAAGACCGCCCACAAGAACGGCACCACCCTGAAGGAAGAAGCCATCGCGCTCGGCTTCGTGGATGCCGAGACCTTCGACCGCGTGGTTCGGCCCGAAGAGATGGTGGGGCCGAAAGCCAAGTGA